A genome region from bacterium includes the following:
- the cysT gene encoding sulfate ABC transporter permease subunit CysT, whose amino-acid sequence MALALKQRSVLPGFGLALGYTLLYLGLLVLIPLAGTFLKTTSLSWAQFWQTVTAPRALASYQLSFGAAFTAALLNAFFGLIVAWVLVRYQFPAKRLIDALVDLPFALPTAVAGIAFTALYASKGWLGQWFEPLGIKVAFAPLGIVVVLTFIGLPFVVRTVQPVLEDIEPEVEEAAAILGAHRWQTFTRVLLPAIWPALLTGFAMAFARAVGEYGSVIFIAGNMPMRTEITPLLIVTKLEQYDYAGATALAVVMLVISFALLLLINGLQAWSSRRQRH is encoded by the coding sequence ATGGCGCTTGCGCTCAAACAACGCAGCGTGCTGCCGGGTTTCGGACTGGCGCTGGGTTATACGCTGCTCTACCTCGGCCTGCTGGTTTTGATTCCACTGGCCGGCACTTTTCTCAAGACCACCAGCCTGAGCTGGGCGCAGTTTTGGCAGACGGTCACGGCGCCACGCGCGCTGGCCTCCTACCAGCTCAGTTTCGGTGCGGCCTTCACCGCGGCGCTACTCAACGCGTTCTTCGGATTGATAGTTGCCTGGGTACTCGTGCGCTATCAATTCCCCGCCAAGCGTTTGATCGACGCGCTGGTCGATTTGCCGTTTGCCCTGCCCACGGCCGTGGCCGGCATCGCCTTCACGGCTCTCTATGCCAGCAAGGGCTGGCTCGGACAGTGGTTTGAACCTCTGGGAATCAAAGTGGCGTTTGCGCCGCTGGGCATCGTCGTGGTGCTGACCTTCATCGGCCTGCCGTTCGTGGTGCGCACGGTGCAACCGGTGTTGGAAGACATCGAGCCGGAAGTGGAAGAAGCCGCCGCGATTCTCGGCGCGCATCGCTGGCAAACTTTCACGCGCGTGCTCCTGCCGGCGATCTGGCCGGCGTTGCTGACCGGTTTCGCGATGGCGTTCGCGCGCGCAGTGGGCGAATACGGCTCGGTGATCTTCATTGCCGGCAACATGCCCATGCGCACCGAGATCACGCCCCTGCTCATCGTCACCAAGCTCGAGCAGTATGACTATGCCGGCGCCACCGCGCTGGCCGTGGTCATGCTGGTTATTTCATTCGCGCTGCTGCTTTTGATCAACGGCTTGCAAGCGTGGAGCAGCCGCCGCCAACGCCATTGA
- a CDS encoding sulfate ABC transporter substrate-binding protein, producing the protein MTLLLAQSAFGQKAVTLLNVSYDPTRELYQEYNAAFTKYWKEKTGETVTINQSHGGSSKQARAVIDGLQADVVTLALAYDIDAIAEQAKLLPPDWQKRLPHNSAPYTSTLAFLVRQGNPRKIKDWDDLIRPGIAVITPNPKTSGVARWNYLAGWGYALRQNNGEAAKAQEFIAKLFKNVPVLDSGARGATTTFVERGIGDVLINWENELLLIQKLSPGKFEMVVPSLSILAEPTVALVDKVVDKRKTRAVAQAYLEYLYSEEGQAIAARHFYRAHSQAVMAKYAAQFPKINLFTIAEVFGGWQQAQKIHFADGGIFDQIYLP; encoded by the coding sequence ATGACATTGCTGCTGGCGCAATCGGCATTCGGTCAAAAGGCCGTCACGCTGCTCAATGTCTCCTATGATCCCACCCGGGAATTGTACCAGGAGTACAATGCCGCCTTTACGAAATACTGGAAGGAAAAGACCGGCGAAACCGTCACCATCAATCAATCCCATGGTGGCTCAAGCAAGCAGGCGCGCGCCGTCATCGACGGTTTGCAGGCCGACGTGGTGACGCTGGCGCTGGCTTACGACATCGATGCCATCGCGGAACAAGCGAAGCTTCTGCCGCCCGACTGGCAGAAGCGGCTGCCGCACAACAGCGCGCCCTACACTTCAACGCTGGCATTTCTCGTGCGCCAGGGCAATCCCAGGAAGATCAAAGACTGGGATGATTTAATCCGGCCCGGCATCGCGGTGATTACGCCCAATCCCAAAACCTCGGGCGTGGCGCGCTGGAATTATCTCGCCGGCTGGGGCTACGCGCTGCGCCAGAACAACGGCGAAGCCGCCAAGGCGCAGGAGTTCATCGCCAAGCTCTTCAAGAACGTGCCGGTGCTCGATTCCGGCGCGCGCGGCGCGACCACGACTTTCGTCGAACGCGGCATCGGCGACGTGTTGATCAATTGGGAAAACGAACTGCTGCTCATTCAAAAACTGAGCCCGGGCAAGTTTGAAATGGTCGTGCCCTCGCTCAGCATTTTGGCGGAACCAACGGTGGCGCTGGTCGACAAGGTCGTTGACAAACGCAAAACGCGCGCAGTGGCGCAGGCTTATTTGGAGTACTTGTATTCCGAAGAGGGCCAGGCGATCGCAGCCCGCCATTTCTACCGCGCGCATTCGCAGGCGGTGATGGCAAAGTATGCAGCGCAATTTCCCAAAATCAATCTCTTCACCATCGCTGAGGTCTTCGGCGGCTGGCAGCAGGCGCAGAAAATCCATTTTGCCGATGGCGGCATCTTTGACCAGATCTATCTGCCGTGA
- a CDS encoding OprO/OprP family phosphate-selective porin, producing MKNRLFVCLSGLLLAALAGSAVPLRGQSLTPPDSAWQQRWQELDQKQRILERKWELAREEAAAQAKAAPVLIAGKDGFSLKSADSAFLLRLRAHSQLDGRFFLDDAAAANPNTLVNRRMRFLLEGTLNKIFDFKFMPDFAGSRLVLQDFFLDARLWPQLKFKAGKFKTPFGLERLQSPTNLLFIERGLPNNLVPNRDLGVQLHGDLAGGVVNYMAGVFNGVVDGGSGDSDSYDSKDLAARLWLSPFTKTNWPALRQLGLGLAVTKGTQQGTPASPNLPSYNTPAQQSLFRYRADGTAAGTVIANGEIQRLSPQGYYSWGRLGVLGEYVIARHQVTRGSLSAELEHRAWQLAASYSLTGEAAAYKGLTPLKTFDRVHGVLGSFEIVARYNVLEVDPDAFPVFANPQSAAQQAKAWALGLNWYLNRNVKVVLNYEQTAFTGGAANGDRPDEKALLSRVQVGF from the coding sequence ATGAAAAATCGCCTGTTTGTGTGCCTGAGCGGACTGCTGCTCGCGGCCCTGGCCGGCAGTGCTGTCCCGCTGCGCGGACAATCCCTCACCCCTCCCGATTCGGCCTGGCAGCAACGCTGGCAAGAGCTGGATCAAAAGCAACGCATCCTGGAGCGCAAATGGGAACTCGCCCGGGAAGAAGCTGCCGCGCAAGCCAAAGCCGCACCGGTGCTGATTGCGGGCAAGGACGGTTTCTCCCTGAAGTCCGCTGACTCCGCGTTTCTGCTGCGGCTGCGCGCGCACAGCCAACTCGATGGACGCTTTTTCCTCGATGATGCCGCGGCAGCCAACCCCAACACCCTCGTCAACCGCCGCATGCGCTTCCTGCTCGAAGGCACGCTCAACAAGATCTTCGACTTCAAATTCATGCCCGATTTTGCCGGCAGCCGGCTGGTGCTGCAGGATTTCTTCCTCGATGCGCGGCTGTGGCCGCAGCTCAAATTCAAAGCCGGTAAATTCAAAACGCCCTTTGGCCTCGAACGTCTGCAATCCCCCACCAACCTGCTGTTCATCGAACGCGGCCTGCCCAACAACCTCGTGCCCAATCGCGATCTCGGCGTGCAATTGCACGGTGATTTGGCCGGCGGCGTGGTGAACTACATGGCCGGTGTCTTCAACGGCGTCGTCGATGGCGGCAGCGGCGACAGCGATAGCTACGACAGCAAAGACCTCGCCGCTCGCCTGTGGCTCTCTCCTTTCACCAAAACCAATTGGCCAGCGCTGCGGCAACTGGGCCTCGGCCTCGCTGTGACCAAGGGCACGCAGCAAGGCACGCCGGCCTCGCCCAACCTGCCGAGCTACAACACCCCCGCGCAGCAATCGCTCTTTCGCTATCGCGCCGACGGTACAGCTGCTGGCACCGTCATTGCCAACGGCGAAATTCAGCGGCTCTCGCCGCAAGGCTACTACAGTTGGGGCCGCCTGGGCGTTCTGGGAGAATACGTGATTGCGCGGCATCAGGTCACGCGCGGCAGCCTGTCCGCCGAGCTCGAACATCGCGCCTGGCAGTTGGCCGCCTCCTACTCGCTTACCGGTGAAGCGGCTGCCTACAAGGGCCTGACGCCTTTGAAGACGTTCGATCGCGTTCACGGAGTCTTGGGCAGCTTTGAAATCGTGGCGCGCTACAACGTACTGGAAGTCGACCCCGACGCTTTTCCGGTGTTTGCCAATCCTCAAAGTGCAGCGCAGCAGGCGAAGGCCTGGGCCTTGGGTTTGAATTGGTATTTGAACCGCAACGTCAAAGTGGTTTTGAATTATGAGCAGACAGCTTTCACCGGCGGCGCTGCCAACGGTGACCGGCCGGACGAAAAGGCCCTGCTTTCCCGTGTGCAAGTCGGTTTTTGA
- a CDS encoding YezD family protein: MCAADSARTPAPALAPPEYDLAQTICNALQGIRFGSVEIIIHDAQVVQIERKEKIRLETATRKKGR; this comes from the coding sequence ATGTGTGCCGCTGATTCTGCCCGAACCCCCGCCCCCGCGCTCGCTCCGCCGGAGTACGACCTGGCCCAGACCATCTGCAATGCGCTGCAAGGCATTCGCTTTGGTTCGGTGGAGATCATCATTCACGACGCTCAGGTGGTGCAAATCGAGCGCAAGGAGAAGATTCGCCTGGAAACCGCAACCCGCAAGAAAGGCAGGTGA
- a CDS encoding Rrf2 family transcriptional regulator: protein MLSKKAKYALQALQYLARHYEHGPTLISELAEKENIPKKFLELILLDLKNHGVLQSKKGKGGGYFLGKPPAEISLGHVIRLVDGPLAPLPCVSQTAYRKCEECRDEATCGIRLVMKEVRDSTATILDGTSLADMLGKISQSKTNGKAKKTRRH, encoded by the coding sequence GTGCTTTCCAAAAAGGCAAAATACGCCCTGCAGGCGCTGCAATACCTGGCGCGGCACTACGAGCACGGCCCCACCCTCATCTCCGAGCTGGCGGAGAAAGAAAACATTCCCAAAAAATTCCTCGAACTCATCCTGCTGGATTTGAAGAACCACGGCGTGCTGCAAAGCAAGAAAGGCAAGGGCGGCGGCTATTTCCTGGGCAAACCCCCTGCGGAGATCAGCCTGGGCCACGTGATCCGCCTGGTCGATGGCCCGCTCGCGCCCCTGCCCTGCGTCAGCCAGACCGCCTACCGCAAATGCGAGGAATGCCGCGACGAAGCCACCTGCGGCATCCGGCTGGTGATGAAAGAAGTGCGCGATTCCACCGCGACGATTTTGGACGGTACCAGCCTGGCCGACATGCTGGGCAAGATCTCCCAGTCGAAAACCAACGGCAAGGCGAAGAAAACCCGCCGCCACTGA
- a CDS encoding ferric reductase-like transmembrane domain-containing protein: protein MSLAYRAVSWNRQKRLYDIVLLVGLVLYLAVFLAAGLRWHPQATIETLIIRALGTGALLLLHVILAIGPLCRLNPRFLPLLYNRRHLGVTMFVLGLGHAVFSLVQFHALGDLNPLVSLLVGNTRYASLSGFPFEMLGLLGLLIFFLMAATSHDFWLAQLTAPAWKKLHMLVYPAYGLIVMHVTLGALQAETNPMLAAVVAVGLVMVLSLHYAAGRKERRRDQETREPDAEGFVEVCQAGDIPEKRALVFSLGGERVAVFRYDGRVSAASNVCQHQNGPLGEGRIIDGCITCPWHGYQYLPETGASPPPFTEKVPTFTVRVRRGRVFVNTTPNPPGTRVAPALIN, encoded by the coding sequence ATGAGCCTCGCCTACCGTGCGGTTTCCTGGAACCGGCAAAAACGCCTCTACGACATTGTGCTGCTCGTCGGCTTGGTGCTCTATCTCGCGGTCTTCCTCGCGGCCGGGCTGCGATGGCATCCGCAGGCAACCATCGAGACGCTCATCATCCGGGCGTTGGGCACTGGGGCCTTGCTGTTGTTGCATGTCATTCTCGCGATTGGCCCGCTGTGCCGCTTAAACCCGCGCTTTCTCCCTTTGTTGTACAATCGCCGGCATCTGGGCGTGACCATGTTTGTGCTCGGCCTCGGACATGCCGTCTTCTCCCTGGTGCAGTTTCATGCGTTGGGCGATCTCAATCCGCTGGTCAGTCTGTTGGTGGGCAACACGCGCTATGCGAGCTTGAGCGGATTTCCTTTTGAGATGCTTGGCCTGCTCGGTCTCCTCATTTTCTTCTTGATGGCCGCCACCAGTCATGATTTCTGGCTGGCGCAGCTCACTGCGCCGGCGTGGAAGAAATTGCATATGCTGGTTTATCCGGCCTACGGCTTGATCGTCATGCACGTCACGCTTGGTGCCTTGCAGGCGGAAACCAATCCCATGCTCGCGGCCGTGGTGGCGGTTGGCCTGGTCATGGTGTTGAGTCTGCATTACGCGGCCGGCCGCAAGGAGAGACGGCGCGATCAGGAAACACGTGAACCCGATGCCGAAGGTTTCGTGGAGGTGTGCCAGGCCGGCGATATTCCGGAGAAACGCGCGTTGGTATTCTCCCTCGGCGGCGAGCGCGTTGCGGTGTTCCGATATGACGGTCGGGTCTCGGCGGCTTCGAATGTCTGCCAGCATCAGAACGGCCCGTTGGGCGAAGGCCGCATCATTGACGGCTGTATCACCTGTCCCTGGCATGGGTATCAGTATTTGCCCGAGACCGGTGCCTCGCCACCGCCCTTCACCGAGAAAGTTCCCACTTTCACCGTCCGTGTGCGGCGCGGCCGGGTTTTCGTCAATACCACACCGAATCCGCCGGGGACGCGCGTGGCCCCGGCCTTGATCAATTGA
- a CDS encoding GNAT family N-acetyltransferase, with amino-acid sequence MTLTRLAQTFPPFPELLPPLEIAEGNYLLRFARSEAELDAVLKLRFEVFNLELGEGLDSSYDTFRDQDEFDLRCHHLMVLDRSLQQVIGTYRMQTLAMAGGSAGFYSAGEYDLTGFPAGVLENAVEVGRACVAKPHRNARVLYLLWRGLAAYLTCNRKRYLFGCCSLTSQDPAEGKRVMDHLTANQHVQPDFLLQPQPGYVCYGSDFTAGPGAVHLPRLMKIYLVYGAKICSLPALDRAFKTIDYLTFLDVATLDEATRRFFFRKQFAP; translated from the coding sequence ATGACCCTGACGCGCCTGGCCCAAACCTTTCCGCCCTTCCCGGAACTGCTGCCTCCGCTCGAGATTGCCGAAGGCAACTATCTCCTGCGTTTTGCCCGCAGCGAAGCCGAGTTGGATGCCGTTCTGAAACTGCGCTTCGAGGTGTTCAATCTCGAGCTCGGCGAAGGATTGGATTCCTCCTACGACACGTTTCGCGATCAGGATGAATTCGATCTGCGCTGCCACCATTTGATGGTGCTGGATCGGTCGCTGCAGCAGGTGATCGGCACCTATCGCATGCAGACGCTCGCCATGGCGGGCGGCAGCGCGGGATTCTATTCTGCCGGCGAATACGATCTCACCGGCTTTCCGGCCGGCGTTTTGGAAAACGCGGTCGAGGTTGGCCGGGCATGCGTCGCAAAGCCGCACCGCAATGCCCGCGTGCTTTATTTGCTCTGGCGCGGCCTGGCCGCGTACCTGACTTGCAATCGCAAGCGTTATTTGTTCGGCTGCTGTTCGCTCACCAGCCAGGACCCGGCCGAAGGCAAGCGCGTCATGGATCATCTCACCGCCAACCAGCACGTGCAGCCGGACTTTTTGCTGCAGCCGCAACCCGGTTACGTTTGCTACGGAAGCGACTTCACCGCCGGCCCCGGCGCCGTTCACCTGCCACGGCTCATGAAGATCTACCTCGTCTATGGCGCGAAGATCTGCAGTCTGCCGGCGCTGGATCGCGCCTTCAAGACCATCGACTATCTCACCTTCCTCGATGTCGCCACGCTCGATGAAGCCACCCGCAGATTTTTCTTCCGCAAGCAATTCGCCCCATGA